AAAGTGAGGAGAATATTCGTTCTCTACGACCAGGCCAGCGATTCGCAGGCCGCGATGGACATCTATTTGTACACTTAAATGAAATCGCGCGCGCATTCAGCTGCTTACGCAGGATTTCATCCCTCGTAATTGAACAATTCATCAATCGGCGTTTTGAAAATGCGCGCCAGTCTGAATGCCAGCTCGAGCGACGGGTTGTACTTCCTGGCCTCTATGGCGATTATGGTCTGCCTTGTGACCTTCGCCCTCTGCGCCAGATCCTCCTGCGTCATGTCGAGCTTAGCCCGCAGCTCCTTCAGCCGGTTCTTCATCAGTTTTCCCTCTCAAGTTTCCAGTTGGTGTATGCTTTTGCGCCAAGCCCTGCGAACAGCGCAATAGCGAGGAAGGGGTCAACGTACGGCGCCTGGGCGAGCGAAGAGCCGATGCCCTCGTACAACAGCCCGATTGCGAGCACCGCGACCATCATCCAGGCCGCATTGCGCTCTGCAATCGCCTCGTGCATCGTCTCCCGTTCGTCATTTTTCATGCTGGCCATTATGTCCAAGGTGTCAAATGCCACAACTGCTAGCCAGGCCGCAGTCAAGCAAATGCGCACTTCCAAGCTCCAGAACGGAATCGCCTGGAAAATGAGGAACGGCACGAACATGATTACCAGATACCACCATCCCTCACGGGTTTTCGGAACAACGCCCCAGCCGCCGTATTTCCTTCTTTCAAACCATTCGGGCTTTCCAATCATGCAAACACCTGTAAAGTATATGTAACAATAAGTATATAAAGTTTTACATTTTGTATTGTTTTAATTACGTGCTTAGCCAATTATTCTCCCGAAAAGCGAGCTGTGCGTGGCTTTCCCCACAAAAATATTGACTCTTTTTCCCATCAGCTCCTTATTCCCTTTCAGCACGACTTGTCTATAGCAATCATTCCTTCCCTTCACCTGCCCTTTCGTGCCTGCCTCCACAATGAGCGCCTCCATTCTCCTTCCGACAAACTTCTGCGCATTTTCCCCAGCAATCCGCTTAATGAGTGCATGCACCTCTTTAGTCCTTTCCTTCGCAGTTTCGCTCTTCATCTGCTTCAGCTTTTTCGCCTCGGTTCCCGGCCTTGGCGTGAACCTGGAAAGATTCACCACATCCGGGCGCACGCGCTCGAGCAATTCCACGGTCTTGGCGTAGTCCTCTTCGCTTTCCGTAGGATACGCCACAATCACGTCCGTCGCGATAGTGACGTCAGGAAAAACTTCCCTGAACGCATTCACTGAATTCTCGAAATCAACAACCGTATGCCCTCTTCCCATCTCCGCGCACACTTTCTCGCTCCCGCTCTGCACAGGAATGTGCAAAAATTTGAACATCTTTCCGCTTTTGAAGGCCTCAATCAGTCCGGAGCCCAGCC
This DNA window, taken from Candidatus Micrarchaeia archaeon, encodes the following:
- a CDS encoding helix-turn-helix transcriptional regulator — protein: MKNRLKELRAKLDMTQEDLAQRAKVTRQTIIAIEARKYNPSLELAFRLARIFKTPIDELFNYEG